Proteins co-encoded in one Bacillus infantis NRRL B-14911 genomic window:
- a CDS encoding CvpA family protein, with protein MLDLAILILLVFGFFMGLKRGFILQLIHLAGFIVAFIAANMYYDDLAPKLNLWVPYPNFGSDSSLQLFFDNANMEDAYYRAIAFVVIFFAVRIILQIIGSMLDFVSSLPVLKQLNVWAGGLLGFAEVYLIIFILLYIGALLPVEAVQQPIDDSGTAKFIINHTPALSQQLKEMWIEYKAA; from the coding sequence ATGTTGGATCTCGCCATTTTAATATTACTGGTTTTTGGATTTTTTATGGGATTAAAAAGGGGTTTTATCCTTCAGCTCATCCATTTAGCAGGCTTCATCGTTGCTTTTATTGCAGCAAATATGTACTATGATGACCTCGCTCCCAAGCTGAACCTCTGGGTGCCCTATCCGAATTTTGGAAGCGATTCTTCCCTTCAGCTGTTTTTCGACAATGCCAATATGGAGGATGCCTATTATCGCGCCATTGCTTTTGTCGTGATTTTTTTTGCTGTAAGGATCATTCTGCAGATCATCGGCAGCATGCTGGATTTTGTATCTTCACTGCCTGTGCTGAAGCAGCTCAATGTTTGGGCAGGCGGACTGCTCGGTTTTGCTGAAGTCTATCTTATCATTTTTATCCTGTTATACATAGGAGCACTGCTCCCTGTGGAAGCAGTCCAGCAGCCGATCGATGATTCAGGCACAGCAAAGTTCATCATAAACCATACACCTGCACTTTCGCAGCAGCTAAAGGAAATGTGGATTGAATATAAGGCTGCATAA